AGATTTTGGACAGGGTATACCACTGCATGCCTCCGGCGACCTTGCTTAGCAGGCTGATGTACTGATCAATGGCTTCTTCCTCATCCGGGAACTCGCTGACCAGCGAATAGCGGAAGCCGGCTTTCCCGGCGCGCAGGTTGACGACTTTATCGCCCAGGAAAAAACGGTCGTAGTTCTCGTCCATTGGCGCCCAGTGCAGTTTGCCGTCGGTAATATAGTCGAACAGCTTTCGGCCCAGGGTGTTGGGGCTGCCCATGTCGCCAATGTAGTGAACCCCCACGTCCCATTCGTAGCCGTTGCGGGCGTAGCTGTGGGTATAGCCGCCGGCGGTGTAGTGCTGCTCCAGTACCAGCACCTTTTTACCCGCTTTCGACAGGCAGGCGGCGGTGGTCAGTCCGCCGATGCCGGAGCCGATCACGATGGCATCGTAGGGGCCGTCCAGGCGGTTGGCGCGGTATCGGCGACCGATCCGTATCGTGCTGGGTTTCATATCAGAGAGTCCTCACCACCACGCCTTGCCCCACATTTCCGGGTTGGCCCAGTTTTTCGGGTTGTTCCAGGCGCGCTTATGGTTGTAGTTGTCGATGTTGTAGGTGTAGAGCGTCAACGCCCGGCCATTATCGTCAAGCTCGGCCTGACGGCGGAACCCAAGCCCGATGAAATCCTTGAAGTCCCAGCCCTGCTCGGGATCGACCACGACAGCGATCTGGTGAGTGCCGTAGTTACGAAGCTGACCCAGCAGCATTTCCCCCTCGCCATGGGCGAGTTCCTCCAG
This DNA window, taken from Marinobacter halotolerans, encodes the following:
- a CDS encoding DUF6231 family protein, which encodes MTTSHQALARIVDTCQPESLVVCGDIAVEVGEHWHQHRKTSYVITLDARSPNSAFPLPQTQDLALITHTLEELAHGEGEMLLGQLRNYGTHQIAVVVDPEQGWDFKDFIGLGFRRQAELDDNGRALTLYTYNIDNYNHKRAWNNPKNWANPEMWGKAWW